A window of Streptomyces armeniacus contains these coding sequences:
- a CDS encoding oxidoreductase — protein sequence MSDPSDPGEPPAGLQLTTAEWGMWQAFRNGSEHDLSSGEAELDDPNGEHDWGPRRTVRARVIALLLLHGPPALLGRVASLHLTGAYITGKLNLSGGTIEPYFELRQCRFEKEVLMPEAQLATARMMNCYIPRLEAARARIEGDLHLARCSIPGGIRLTDATIGTDLLLNEATVGSGRHIRAIAADGLNVSQELQASLLVTDGEVSLRGATVGGSLFMYGSVLRNRHGRYALHAPQLTVDQFAHFADAEPDRSRLIQGGATPPTGTYYPYSNPGSTRRRTKRFECTGGVKLDDGRFGSQLVLDNARFQLERDQELSLRRVTTPELCFTSQAPERGVVVLSGASVENLVDKVGSWPKDERLWMAGFTYQQLIHRGHFSLQQRLQWLAAATPEYSPGPYEQLANVYRNSGEDADARAVLLAKQRRRRETLPLAGKLWGYLQDVTVAYGYRPGQAALWMAVVWAAGAVLFAADKPSPLKEGESPDWNPVLYSLDLLLPVITFGHDTARNPHGWYQWLAAAMILLGWVLATTVAAGATRLLRRQ from the coding sequence GTGAGCGATCCGTCGGATCCGGGCGAACCGCCCGCCGGCCTGCAGCTGACGACCGCCGAGTGGGGCATGTGGCAGGCGTTCCGGAACGGCAGCGAGCACGATCTGAGCAGCGGTGAGGCGGAGCTGGACGACCCGAACGGCGAGCACGACTGGGGGCCGCGGCGCACCGTACGCGCCCGGGTCATCGCGCTGCTCCTGCTGCACGGGCCGCCCGCGCTGCTCGGCCGGGTCGCTTCGCTGCACCTCACCGGTGCGTACATCACGGGCAAGCTGAACCTTTCCGGCGGCACCATCGAGCCGTATTTCGAGCTGCGCCAGTGCCGCTTCGAGAAGGAGGTGCTGATGCCCGAGGCCCAGCTGGCCACGGCGCGCATGATGAACTGCTACATCCCCCGGCTCGAGGCCGCGCGTGCCCGCATCGAGGGCGACCTGCACCTGGCCCGGTGCAGCATCCCCGGCGGCATCCGCCTCACGGACGCCACCATCGGCACCGACCTGCTGCTGAACGAGGCCACCGTCGGCAGCGGGCGGCACATCCGCGCGATCGCCGCCGACGGCCTCAACGTCTCGCAGGAGCTCCAGGCCAGCCTGCTCGTCACGGACGGCGAGGTGTCGCTGCGCGGCGCGACGGTCGGCGGCTCGCTGTTCATGTACGGCAGCGTGCTGCGGAACCGGCACGGGCGGTACGCGCTGCACGCGCCGCAGCTCACCGTCGACCAGTTCGCGCACTTCGCCGACGCCGAGCCGGACCGGTCCCGGCTGATCCAGGGCGGCGCCACGCCGCCGACCGGCACGTACTACCCGTACAGCAACCCGGGTTCGACCCGGCGCCGCACCAAGCGCTTCGAGTGCACGGGCGGCGTGAAGCTGGACGACGGGCGGTTCGGCAGCCAGCTCGTTCTGGACAACGCGCGCTTCCAGCTGGAGCGGGACCAGGAGCTGTCGCTGCGCCGGGTCACCACACCGGAGCTTTGCTTCACCTCGCAGGCGCCGGAGCGCGGCGTGGTCGTGCTGTCCGGCGCCTCGGTGGAGAACCTCGTGGACAAGGTGGGGTCCTGGCCGAAGGACGAACGGCTGTGGATGGCGGGCTTCACGTACCAGCAGCTGATCCACCGCGGGCACTTCTCGCTCCAGCAGCGGCTGCAGTGGCTGGCGGCGGCGACACCCGAGTACTCCCCCGGCCCGTACGAGCAGCTGGCCAACGTGTACCGGAACAGCGGCGAGGACGCCGACGCCCGCGCCGTCCTGCTCGCGAAGCAGCGCCGGCGGCGGGAGACGCTGCCGCTGGCGGGGAAGCTCTGGGGCTACCTCCAGGACGTGACCGTCGCCTACGGATACCGGCCGGGGCAGGCGGCGCTGTGGATGGCCGTCGTCTGGGCCGCCGGGGCGGTGCTGTTCGCGGCGGACAAGCCGAGCCCGCTGAAGGAAGGCGAGTCGCCGGACTGGAACCCGGTGCTGTACTCGCTGGACCTGCTGCTTCCCGTCATCACCTTCGGGCACGACACGGCGCGGAATCCGCACGGCTGGTACCAGTGGCTGGCCGCCGCGATGATCCTGCTGGGCTGGGTGCTCGCCACGACGGTCGCCGCGGGCGCGACGCGGCTGCTGCGCCGGCAGTGA
- the hisD gene encoding histidinol dehydrogenase codes for MISRIDLRGSVPSGAAGAPGDGIDRSLLPRAELDVEAALEKVRPICDDVRHRGTRALIDYAARFDGCTLDRIRVPAESLHRALDGLDPAVRAALEESVRRARIVHRDQRRTDSTVRVVPGGTVTERWLPVERVGLYVPGGQAVYPSSVVMNVVPAQEAGVGSLAVSSPPQSAPGTEWDGLPHPTILAACALLDVDEVYAAGGAQAIAMFAYGTEDCRPAQLVTGPGNVYVAAAKRLLKGRIGIDAEAGPTEIAVLADDTADAAHVAADLISQAEHDTLAAAVLVTPSEALAGAVEQELKAQVAATRHQERITEALAGRQSGIVLVDDVEHGLAVVNAYAAEHLEIQTEDAAGVAARVTNAGAVFVGAYAPVSLGDYCAGSNHVLPTGGCACHSSGLSVQSFLRGVHVVDYSRDALAEVTHHVVALAEAEDLPAHGAALEARFDWKVPR; via the coding sequence GTGATCTCCCGAATCGATCTGCGGGGTTCTGTCCCCTCCGGCGCCGCCGGAGCGCCCGGTGACGGAATCGACCGCAGCCTGCTGCCGCGCGCCGAGCTCGACGTCGAAGCCGCCCTGGAGAAGGTGCGGCCCATCTGCGACGACGTGCGCCATCGCGGCACCCGGGCACTGATCGACTACGCCGCCCGCTTCGACGGCTGCACCCTCGACCGCATCCGCGTCCCGGCCGAGTCGCTGCACCGCGCCCTCGACGGGCTGGACCCGGCCGTACGGGCAGCGCTGGAGGAGTCCGTGCGCCGCGCCCGTATCGTCCACCGCGACCAGCGGCGCACCGACTCGACGGTGCGGGTCGTGCCCGGCGGCACCGTCACCGAGCGGTGGCTGCCGGTGGAGCGCGTCGGGCTGTACGTGCCCGGCGGTCAGGCCGTCTATCCGTCGTCCGTGGTGATGAACGTGGTGCCGGCGCAGGAAGCCGGCGTCGGCTCGCTGGCCGTCTCCTCGCCGCCGCAGTCCGCGCCCGGCACGGAGTGGGACGGGCTGCCGCACCCCACGATCCTCGCGGCGTGCGCGCTGCTCGACGTGGACGAGGTGTACGCGGCAGGCGGCGCCCAGGCCATCGCCATGTTCGCGTACGGCACGGAGGACTGCCGCCCCGCGCAGCTCGTCACCGGGCCCGGGAACGTCTATGTGGCGGCGGCGAAGCGGCTACTCAAGGGCCGTATCGGGATCGACGCCGAGGCCGGGCCCACCGAGATCGCCGTGCTCGCCGACGACACCGCCGACGCCGCGCACGTCGCCGCCGACCTGATCAGCCAGGCCGAGCACGACACGCTTGCCGCCGCCGTGCTGGTCACGCCGTCCGAGGCGCTGGCCGGGGCCGTCGAGCAGGAGCTGAAGGCGCAGGTGGCAGCGACCAGGCACCAGGAGCGCATCACCGAGGCGCTGGCCGGACGGCAGTCCGGGATCGTCCTCGTGGACGACGTGGAGCACGGCCTCGCCGTCGTCAACGCGTACGCCGCCGAGCACCTGGAGATCCAGACGGAGGACGCCGCCGGAGTCGCCGCCCGGGTGACGAACGCGGGCGCCGTCTTCGTCGGGGCGTACGCCCCCGTCTCCCTCGGGGACTACTGCGCGGGGTCCAACCACGTGCTGCCGACGGGCGGTTGCGCCTGCCACTCCTCGGGCCTGTCCGTGCAGTCGTTCCTGCGCGGCGTCCACGTCGTGGACTACTCACGGGACGCGCTCGCCGAGGTCACCCACCACGTGGTGGCGCTCGCGGAAGCCGAGGACCTGCCCGCGCACGGGGCGGCCCTCGAGGCGAGATTCGACTGGAAGGTACCTCGGTAA
- a CDS encoding histidinol-phosphate transaminase, translating to MDELPLRDELRGKSPYGAPQLDVPVRLNTNENPYPLPEPLVARIAEKVADAARALNRYPDRDALELRAGLAHYLTRTTGHPVDRAQVWAANGSNEVLQQLLQAFGGPGRTAIGFEPSYSMHALIARGTGTGWISGPRRADFTIDTEAAVRAIGEQRPDVVFVCSPNNPTGTAVDADTVLALYDAAQAAKPGGAMVVVDEAYGEFSHGPSLLPLIEGRPRLVVSRTMSKAFGAAGLRLGYLAAAPAVVDAVQLVRLPYHLSAVTQATALAALEFTDTLLGYVEQLKSERDRLVAELRAAGCEVTASDANFVQFGRFTDAHEFWQRLLDEGVLVRDNGVPGWLRVSTGTPAENDAFLDAVRKLKKETAA from the coding sequence ATGGACGAGCTGCCGCTGCGGGACGAGCTGCGCGGCAAGTCGCCGTACGGCGCGCCCCAGCTGGACGTGCCAGTGCGGCTGAACACCAACGAGAACCCGTACCCGCTGCCCGAGCCCCTGGTCGCCCGGATCGCCGAGAAGGTCGCCGACGCGGCCCGCGCGCTCAACCGGTACCCCGACCGGGACGCCCTCGAGCTGCGCGCCGGGCTGGCGCACTACCTCACCCGTACGACCGGCCACCCCGTGGACCGCGCCCAGGTGTGGGCGGCCAACGGCTCGAACGAGGTGCTGCAGCAGCTGCTCCAGGCCTTCGGCGGGCCGGGGCGTACGGCGATCGGCTTCGAGCCGTCGTACTCCATGCACGCGCTCATCGCCCGCGGCACCGGCACCGGCTGGATCTCGGGGCCGCGCCGCGCGGACTTCACCATCGACACCGAGGCGGCCGTACGGGCCATCGGTGAGCAGCGGCCCGACGTGGTCTTCGTCTGCTCGCCCAACAACCCCACCGGCACCGCCGTCGACGCGGACACCGTCCTCGCGCTGTACGACGCGGCGCAGGCCGCGAAGCCCGGCGGGGCGATGGTCGTGGTGGACGAGGCGTACGGCGAGTTCAGCCACGGCCCGTCGCTGCTGCCGCTGATCGAGGGCCGGCCGCGGCTGGTGGTGTCCCGCACCATGTCCAAGGCGTTCGGCGCGGCCGGGCTCCGGCTCGGCTACCTTGCCGCCGCGCCCGCCGTGGTGGACGCCGTCCAGCTGGTGCGGCTGCCGTACCACCTGTCCGCCGTCACCCAGGCCACGGCGCTGGCCGCGCTGGAGTTCACGGATACGCTGCTCGGGTACGTCGAGCAGCTGAAGTCCGAACGGGACCGGCTGGTTGCGGAGTTGCGCGCGGCGGGCTGCGAAGTGACCGCTTCGGACGCCAACTTCGTCCAGTTCGGCCGCTTCACCGACGCCCACGAATTCTGGCAGCGGCTGCTGGACGAGGGCGTGCTCGTCCGCGACAACGGAGTGCCGGGCTGGCTGCGGGTCAGCACGGGCACGCCGGCCGAGAACGACGCGTTCCTGGACGCGGTACGCAAGCTCAAGAAGGAGACCGCAGCATGA
- the hisB gene encoding imidazoleglycerol-phosphate dehydratase HisB, translating into MTRTGRAERTTKETSVAVEIGLDGTGTVDVSTGVGFYDHMLDQLGRHGLFDLTVKTDGDLHIDSHHTIEDTSLALGAAFRQALGDKRGIVRFANASVPLDESLAQVTVDLSGRPYLVHSEPEGMAPMIGADYDTTMTRHILESFVAQAQIALHVHVPYGRNAHHIVECQFKALARALRYASEIDPRQTGIPSTKGAL; encoded by the coding sequence ATGACCCGCACCGGCCGCGCCGAGCGCACCACCAAGGAGACGTCGGTCGCCGTCGAGATCGGCCTCGACGGCACCGGAACCGTCGATGTGTCGACAGGCGTCGGCTTCTACGACCACATGCTCGACCAGCTCGGCCGGCACGGCCTGTTCGACCTCACCGTCAAGACCGACGGCGACCTGCACATCGACAGCCACCACACGATCGAGGACACCTCGCTCGCGCTGGGCGCCGCCTTCCGGCAGGCACTCGGCGACAAGCGGGGGATCGTACGGTTCGCCAACGCGTCGGTGCCGCTGGACGAGTCCCTCGCGCAGGTGACGGTCGACCTGTCGGGGCGGCCGTATCTGGTGCACAGCGAGCCGGAGGGCATGGCGCCGATGATCGGCGCGGACTACGACACGACGATGACGCGGCACATCCTGGAGTCGTTCGTGGCGCAGGCGCAGATCGCGCTGCACGTCCACGTGCCGTACGGGCGCAACGCGCACCACATCGTCGAGTGCCAGTTCAAGGCGCTGGCGCGGGCGCTCCGTTACGCCTCGGAGATCGATCCGCGGCAGACGGGGATCCCCTCGACGAAGGGGGCGCTGTGA
- the hisH gene encoding imidazole glycerol phosphate synthase subunit HisH, producing the protein MSAATPAKRVVVLDYGFGNVRSAERAVARAGAEVEITRDYDRAMNADGLLVPGVGAFASCMAGLREARGEWIVERRLAGGRPVLGVCVGMQILFARGVEHGVETEGLAEWPGTVGPLKADVVPHMGWNTVDAPAGSRLFAGVPSGERFYFVHSYAVHDWEFEATHAAMTAPLVGWTTHGSPFVAAVENGPLWATQFHPEKSGDAGAQLLSNWIGTL; encoded by the coding sequence ATGAGCGCCGCCACGCCCGCCAAGCGCGTCGTCGTCCTCGACTACGGCTTCGGGAACGTCCGTTCCGCCGAGCGCGCCGTCGCGCGGGCCGGCGCCGAGGTCGAGATCACCCGCGACTACGACCGCGCGATGAACGCGGACGGCCTGCTCGTCCCCGGCGTCGGCGCGTTCGCCTCCTGCATGGCGGGCCTGCGGGAGGCCCGCGGCGAGTGGATCGTCGAACGGCGGCTGGCCGGCGGCCGCCCCGTGCTGGGCGTCTGCGTGGGCATGCAGATCCTCTTCGCGCGCGGCGTCGAGCACGGCGTCGAGACCGAGGGCCTGGCCGAGTGGCCCGGCACCGTCGGCCCGCTGAAGGCGGACGTCGTGCCGCACATGGGCTGGAACACGGTGGACGCCCCCGCCGGCTCCCGGCTGTTCGCGGGCGTCCCGTCCGGCGAGCGGTTCTACTTCGTGCACTCCTACGCCGTCCACGACTGGGAGTTCGAGGCCACGCACGCCGCGATGACCGCGCCCCTGGTCGGCTGGACCACGCACGGCAGCCCGTTCGTGGCCGCCGTGGAGAACGGCCCGCTGTGGGCCACCCAGTTCCACCCCGAGAAGTCCGGCGACGCCGGAGCGCAGCTGCTGTCCAACTGGATCGGTACCCTCTGA
- the priA gene encoding bifunctional 1-(5-phosphoribosyl)-5-((5-phosphoribosylamino)methylideneamino)imidazole-4-carboxamide isomerase/phosphoribosylanthranilate isomerase PriA produces the protein MPHSSGAPSGTPTLELLPAVDVRDGQAVRLVHGESGSETSYGDPLQAALSWQRSGAEWLHLVDLDAAFGTGDNRDRIAEVTGAMDIKVELSGGIRDDASLAAALATGCTRVNLGTAALETPEWVAKIIAEHGDRIAVGLDVRGRTLRGRGWTRDGGDLYETLARLDSEGCARYVVTDINKDGTLQGPNLELLRGVCAATDRPVVASGGVSSLDDLRAIATLVPEGVEGAIVGKALYARAFTLEEALEAVSP, from the coding sequence ATGCCCCACTCCTCCGGCGCGCCGTCCGGCACGCCCACGCTCGAACTCCTCCCCGCCGTCGACGTACGCGACGGCCAGGCCGTACGCCTTGTGCACGGCGAGTCCGGCTCCGAGACCTCGTACGGCGACCCGCTGCAGGCGGCGCTCAGCTGGCAGCGGTCGGGCGCCGAGTGGCTCCATCTGGTGGACCTGGACGCCGCGTTCGGCACCGGCGACAACCGGGACCGTATCGCCGAGGTGACCGGCGCGATGGACATCAAGGTCGAGCTGTCCGGCGGCATCCGCGACGACGCGTCCCTCGCCGCCGCCCTCGCCACCGGGTGCACCCGCGTGAACCTCGGCACGGCCGCGCTGGAGACCCCCGAGTGGGTCGCGAAGATCATCGCTGAGCACGGCGACCGGATCGCGGTCGGCCTCGACGTACGCGGGCGTACGCTGCGCGGGCGCGGCTGGACGCGGGACGGCGGCGACCTGTACGAGACGCTGGCCCGGCTCGACTCCGAGGGCTGCGCCCGCTACGTCGTCACCGACATCAACAAGGACGGCACCCTTCAGGGCCCCAATCTGGAGCTGCTGCGCGGCGTCTGCGCCGCGACGGACCGGCCCGTCGTCGCCTCGGGCGGCGTCTCGTCGCTTGACGATCTGCGGGCGATCGCCACCCTGGTACCGGAGGGTGTCGAGGGCGCGATCGTCGGCAAGGCCCTCTACGCCCGGGCGTTCACCCTGGAAGAGGCTTTGGAGGCCGTGTCGCCATGA